The following are from one region of the Methanomassiliicoccales archaeon LGM-DZ1 genome:
- a CDS encoding class I SAM-dependent methyltransferase: protein MMPEDIAGRWRPEGRRPADGSDWDARAGLFDTPVPGPEDPFVALVLGKSRPDPSFSTLLDIGCGTGTYSLAMASRFRSVLGLDISPAMIGRARRKAEERGASNAEFRVSDWSAADAGRIGRHSVVIAHMTPAISSPETFAKMEAVSGGWCFYSGYISRGNPVWDEVYRITGIPGALTESDRLLYAVDILWKAGMRPRIEYIREHRSRMLSEEEALSVYLDGARAFADISPIQEREIADAVRSRLEDGRLRDESDPVIGTVYWNTEENADE, encoded by the coding sequence ATGATGCCCGAAGATATCGCCGGCAGATGGAGGCCGGAGGGCAGGCGCCCCGCCGACGGTTCTGATTGGGATGCGCGCGCGGGGCTGTTCGACACGCCGGTCCCCGGCCCGGAGGACCCGTTCGTCGCCCTCGTTCTCGGGAAGTCTCGGCCCGATCCCTCGTTTTCCACCCTGCTGGACATCGGATGCGGCACCGGGACCTACTCCCTGGCGATGGCCTCCCGCTTCCGCAGCGTGCTCGGGCTGGACATATCGCCGGCCATGATAGGCAGGGCGCGCAGGAAGGCGGAGGAGCGCGGAGCGTCCAACGCCGAGTTCAGGGTGTCCGACTGGTCCGCCGCGGATGCCGGGAGGATCGGCAGGCACAGCGTCGTCATCGCCCACATGACGCCCGCCATCTCCTCCCCGGAGACGTTCGCCAAGATGGAGGCCGTCTCCGGAGGCTGGTGCTTCTATTCCGGGTACATCAGCCGCGGGAACCCCGTCTGGGACGAGGTCTACCGCATCACGGGCATCCCGGGCGCTCTGACCGAGTCCGACCGCCTGCTGTACGCGGTCGACATCCTCTGGAAAGCTGGGATGAGGCCCCGCATCGAGTACATCAGGGAGCACAGGTCGAGGATGCTCTCCGAGGAGGAGGCCCTCTCCGTCTACCTGGACGGCGCGAGGGCGTTCGCCGACATCTCCCCCATCCAGGAGAGGGAGATAGCCGATGCGGTGCGCTCGCGCCTGGAGGACGGGCGCCTCAGGGACGAGTCGGATCCGGTGATAGGGACTGTATACTGGAACACGGAGGAGAACGCCGATGAATGA
- a CDS encoding (Fe-S)-binding protein gives MNEINTKLMDQLMTACLGCRRCTKVCPSHAHGGCDPYYVMKGWDGNVTKCIGCGKCSEVCPQTDPKTVMMHMKAEALELKVPDSFVKDGYVIEPADPSWREGLPEIPEGNDMYLVPGCIVKGKLPYLIYAAERAFSAIGIGIKELPENKCCTYPLPLRSMTDVERLAVKARMQSHSRRKEMITLCAGCCNEFGRSGIYAPHVSTVLARYMDRIRALPGVKLKVALEPGCSSERFMGDFEAVVRSTGAEPIGNTYGCCGKNIEGVNSELMAEREAECAGADAIVVGCPNCMRFYDAQPGGKPVIHLIELVAMAAGDSETQRFHKIKI, from the coding sequence ATGAATGAGATCAACACGAAACTGATGGACCAGCTGATGACCGCCTGCCTCGGCTGCCGGAGATGCACGAAGGTATGCCCGTCCCATGCCCACGGGGGCTGCGACCCTTATTACGTGATGAAAGGGTGGGACGGGAACGTCACCAAGTGCATAGGCTGCGGGAAATGCAGCGAGGTCTGCCCCCAGACCGACCCGAAGACCGTCATGATGCACATGAAGGCCGAGGCGCTGGAGCTTAAGGTCCCCGATTCCTTCGTGAAGGACGGGTACGTCATCGAGCCGGCCGACCCCTCATGGCGGGAAGGCCTGCCGGAGATCCCGGAGGGGAACGACATGTACCTCGTGCCGGGATGCATCGTCAAGGGGAAGCTGCCGTACCTCATCTACGCGGCGGAGAGGGCCTTCTCTGCCATTGGCATCGGGATAAAGGAGCTTCCGGAGAACAAATGCTGCACCTACCCTCTCCCCCTGCGCTCGATGACCGACGTCGAGAGGCTGGCGGTGAAGGCGAGGATGCAGAGCCACTCCCGCAGGAAGGAGATGATCACGCTCTGCGCCGGGTGCTGCAACGAGTTCGGGAGGAGCGGGATATACGCCCCGCACGTCTCGACGGTGCTTGCCAGGTACATGGACAGGATCCGGGCGCTACCGGGGGTGAAGCTGAAGGTGGCCCTCGAGCCCGGCTGCTCGTCGGAGAGGTTCATGGGGGACTTCGAAGCGGTTGTCAGGTCGACGGGCGCGGAGCCCATCGGCAACACCTACGGGTGCTGCGGCAAGAACATCGAAGGCGTGAACTCTGAGCTGATGGCCGAGCGCGAGGCCGAGTGCGCGGGGGCAGACGCCATCGTGGTCGGGTGCCCCAACTGCATGAGGTTCTACGATGCGCAGCCGGGCGGGAAACCAGTGATCCACCTGATCGAGCTCGTCGCCATGGCCGCCGGGGACTCGGAGACCCAGAGGTTCCACAAGATTAAAATCTGA
- a CDS encoding zinc ribbon domain-containing protein encodes MTRYCPRCGAVVPQNSLTCPQCYTEVPRSVPDEPEPGYSRRAFDRSGDEFREQIGRRKKSATLALILSVIPAFFGLLGLGLIYEDRRDPRGYRYLGAGLVLYILVAASSSRCMPPAYWD; translated from the coding sequence ATGACCAGGTACTGTCCCAGATGCGGCGCGGTCGTCCCGCAGAACTCCCTCACCTGCCCCCAATGCTACACGGAGGTCCCGAGAAGCGTCCCCGACGAGCCGGAGCCCGGCTATTCCCGGAGGGCCTTCGACAGGAGCGGGGACGAGTTCCGGGAGCAGATCGGGAGGCGGAAGAAGAGCGCGACGCTGGCGCTCATCCTGTCCGTGATCCCGGCGTTCTTCGGCCTGCTGGGCCTCGGCCTCATCTACGAGGACAGGCGCGACCCGCGCGGGTACAGGTACCTCGGGGCGGGGCTCGTCCTCTACATATTGGTCGCGGCCTCATCCTCACGGTGCATGCCTCCGGCATACTGGGACTGA
- a CDS encoding PaaI family thioesterase, whose translation MDEETAAKYISPASMAYAANITAMLNAPYFRDNGMEPVLISQERVRVRMPVKGRDRNSNGFWHGGAICGVMDHCFAIITNIDGHAVGQSTYVQYYRPGRGDVIEAESTVMNRTRSIITVNVKAFDGGKTVAEGTFTAFRLQEVHG comes from the coding sequence ATGGACGAAGAGACCGCGGCGAAATACATCTCGCCCGCCTCGATGGCGTACGCGGCCAACATCACCGCGATGCTGAACGCCCCTTACTTCAGGGACAACGGCATGGAGCCTGTGCTCATCTCGCAGGAGCGCGTCAGGGTGCGCATGCCCGTGAAGGGCCGCGACCGCAACAGCAACGGATTCTGGCACGGGGGGGCGATCTGCGGGGTCATGGACCATTGCTTCGCGATCATAACCAACATCGACGGCCATGCCGTGGGCCAGTCGACCTACGTTCAGTACTACCGTCCCGGAAGGGGCGATGTGATAGAGGCGGAATCGACGGTCATGAACAGGACCAGGTCCATAATCACCGTGAACGTCAAGGCGTTCGACGGCGGGAAGACCGTCGCCGAGGGGACCTTCACCGCATTCCGCCTGCAGGAAGTGCACGGATGA
- the xseA gene encoding exodeoxyribonuclease VII large subunit has protein sequence MAERLTVTQLNERVHSMLSSSKDLNGVWLLGEISGLKRSPQGHYYFTVKDQGSNIPAALFRGSRSRIDFEPADSMKVEAFGHVDLYVPYGRYQFIVEMMKRSGIGELYQKYEELRKKLDSEGLFSRPKRPLPRYPKVIGVVTSPTGAVIHDIIVTTGRRYPADILLAPVQVQGEGAAEDIVRGIELINRVGADVLIVGRGGGSIEDLWAFNEEPVVRAIAASRIPVISSVGHETDTTLADFAADVRAATPTAAAELAVRDKSEILRELEDDAARLSKAIQMKLGHMESDLGLLNAKLDPGRMEERTAMLGLKIDELASRCARALSQKVADMRRRLSDADAALRPALAAETAAKRKMLTDLCGGIDRDMSSALAGARLRLESLSARAAPAGRKALDAASALLSGTSAKLDALNPYSVLDRGYSIVTSANGRAVSSVRDIETGSSVTIRMRDGRAEAEITRKEESI, from the coding sequence ATGGCCGAGAGACTGACCGTTACGCAGCTCAACGAACGTGTGCACAGCATGCTGAGCTCCTCCAAGGACCTCAACGGAGTGTGGCTGCTCGGCGAGATCTCCGGTCTGAAGAGGTCCCCGCAGGGGCATTATTATTTCACGGTCAAGGACCAGGGCAGCAACATCCCGGCCGCCCTCTTCAGGGGATCGAGGAGCAGGATAGATTTCGAGCCTGCCGACTCCATGAAGGTGGAGGCGTTCGGCCATGTGGACCTCTACGTCCCCTACGGTAGGTACCAGTTCATCGTCGAGATGATGAAGCGCTCGGGGATCGGGGAACTGTACCAGAAGTACGAGGAGCTGAGGAAGAAGCTGGATTCCGAGGGGCTCTTTTCCAGGCCTAAGCGCCCGCTCCCCAGATACCCCAAGGTCATAGGCGTCGTCACCTCGCCGACCGGGGCGGTCATACACGATATCATCGTCACCACTGGGAGGAGGTATCCGGCGGACATCCTGCTCGCCCCCGTCCAGGTCCAGGGCGAGGGCGCGGCCGAGGACATCGTCCGGGGGATCGAGCTGATCAACAGGGTGGGCGCCGATGTCCTGATAGTCGGGAGGGGAGGAGGGTCCATCGAGGACCTCTGGGCGTTCAATGAGGAGCCCGTCGTCAGGGCGATAGCCGCCTCCCGCATCCCCGTCATCTCGTCCGTCGGCCATGAGACCGACACCACGCTCGCGGATTTCGCGGCCGATGTCCGCGCCGCCACCCCGACAGCGGCAGCCGAGCTCGCTGTCCGCGACAAATCGGAGATCCTGCGCGAGCTGGAGGACGACGCCGCCCGCCTCAGCAAGGCCATCCAGATGAAGCTGGGGCACATGGAGTCGGACCTGGGCCTGCTGAACGCGAAACTGGACCCCGGGCGCATGGAGGAGCGCACGGCCATGCTGGGCCTGAAGATCGACGAGCTGGCATCGAGATGCGCCCGCGCACTGTCCCAGAAGGTCGCGGACATGCGCAGGAGGCTCTCCGATGCGGATGCCGCCCTCCGCCCCGCCCTGGCGGCCGAGACGGCGGCCAAGAGGAAGATGCTGACCGACCTCTGCGGAGGCATCGACAGGGACATGTCGTCCGCGCTGGCGGGCGCCAGGCTCAGGCTGGAGTCGCTGTCCGCCCGGGCGGCCCCCGCCGGGAGGAAGGCCCTGGACGCCGCTTCCGCCCTCCTGTCGGGAACATCGGCGAAACTGGACGCGCTGAACCCGTACTCGGTGCTCGACAGGGGCTACAGCATAGTGACGTCCGCTAACGGCAGGGCGGTGTCCTCCGTAAGGGACATAGAAACCGGGTCTTCCGTCACCATCCGCATGAGGGACGGCAGGGCGGAGGCCGAGATCACAAGGAAAGAGGAATCGATATGA
- a CDS encoding exodeoxyribonuclease VII small subunit: MSGEEKVQEQGAEIGQMSFEDSMKELEDLVKQLESGQLDLDKSLEVYERATALRDHCRKILDESERKVQKIMQNGRKEDFEDEQRRLDQ, encoded by the coding sequence ATGAGCGGAGAAGAGAAAGTTCAGGAGCAGGGCGCGGAGATCGGTCAGATGTCCTTCGAGGACAGCATGAAGGAGCTGGAGGACCTCGTCAAGCAGCTGGAGAGCGGGCAGCTCGATCTCGACAAGAGTCTCGAGGTCTACGAAAGGGCCACCGCGCTCAGGGACCACTGCAGGAAGATCCTCGATGAGTCGGAGCGCAAGGTCCAGAAGATCATGCAGAACGGCAGGAAAGAGGACTTCGAGGACGAGCAGCGACGGCTCGATCAATAA
- a CDS encoding DUF4435 domain-containing protein yields MRDLRDDVTASDIANEISMMRSVFGGTFLVVEGVTDSRLYSKFADPVHVRIIIAHSKDNVRHSVVECQTKRRDGRVIGIADADLDRLLNRRCVPQVFLTDRNDMESTALCSGALQDVLAEYGDQEKIKAFENRHGKISDALAKAAGPVCILMYISYKKGMNLNFKDLDHSRFINPKTLENDIPRMVSEVYSQSMGQMYPKNAIADQVRAMQKSMENDLWQAVRGHDAVAVLAMALRESFGSYNASHIREGELGGAIRLAYGPSYFKESRLYRESGKWCEDHKIDLWHI; encoded by the coding sequence ATGAGGGATTTGCGCGACGATGTCACAGCGAGCGACATCGCCAATGAGATCTCGATGATGCGCTCGGTGTTCGGGGGCACGTTCCTCGTGGTGGAGGGCGTCACCGACAGCCGCCTGTACTCCAAGTTCGCCGACCCTGTGCATGTGAGGATAATCATCGCCCATTCGAAGGACAACGTGCGCCATTCGGTGGTGGAGTGCCAGACGAAGAGGCGCGACGGCCGCGTCATCGGGATTGCCGATGCCGACCTGGACCGCCTGCTCAACAGGCGCTGCGTCCCCCAGGTCTTCCTGACCGACCGCAACGACATGGAATCCACCGCCCTGTGCTCCGGGGCGCTCCAGGACGTGCTGGCGGAATACGGGGACCAGGAGAAGATCAAGGCGTTCGAGAACAGGCACGGGAAGATATCCGACGCCCTCGCCAAGGCCGCCGGCCCCGTCTGCATCCTCATGTACATCTCCTACAAGAAGGGCATGAACCTGAACTTCAAGGACCTCGACCATTCGAGGTTCATCAACCCCAAGACGCTTGAGAACGACATACCCAGGATGGTATCGGAGGTCTACTCGCAGTCCATGGGGCAGATGTATCCCAAGAACGCCATAGCCGATCAGGTCAGGGCGATGCAGAAGTCCATGGAGAACGACCTCTGGCAGGCCGTCCGCGGGCATGACGCCGTCGCCGTCCTCGCCATGGCCCTCAGGGAGAGCTTCGGCTCCTACAATGCGTCGCACATCAGGGAGGGGGAGCTCGGCGGGGCCATCCGCCTGGCGTACGGGCCATCGTACTTCAAGGAGAGCAGGCTCTACCGCGAGTCCGGAAAATGGTGCGAGGATCACAAGATCGATCTCTGGCACATCTGA
- a CDS encoding ATP-binding protein, which yields MLSKIIIYKLFNEFDYEIELKGRLTYIHSQNGIGKSTVMRMVSNVLNGNLEEVRTVPFERMDLMFDGGTNIIVENNNQELNILAQRSEVEEEIGLADLRGIMKCLYIGPDRAYSEDGEGHVIPSLMVYMRELSENIQKAIADSALSPAQDSGAEISDAELDSLFRDLEAKIDFIKGAGFGPQIPAGYRFPPSRYEISQYRADYRKLALSLKQYVDKYYGFAESLIVYRDIVNNIYVNKTVTINEKGFFEARMDRTGTIVPLSKFSSGEKQILIMFYLLLFRAGPGYLAIIDEPEVSLHVSWQQQLGKIFADITRVRNLQMIVATHAPSVIHDDWDLAVELRAKE from the coding sequence TTGCTCTCGAAGATAATCATCTACAAGTTGTTCAACGAGTTCGATTACGAGATCGAGCTCAAGGGCAGGCTGACGTACATCCACTCCCAGAACGGGATAGGGAAATCCACCGTCATGAGGATGGTCAGTAACGTCCTGAACGGGAACCTCGAGGAGGTGAGGACCGTCCCCTTCGAGAGGATGGACCTCATGTTCGACGGCGGGACCAACATCATCGTCGAGAACAACAACCAGGAGCTCAACATCCTGGCCCAGAGGAGCGAGGTCGAGGAGGAGATCGGGCTCGCGGACCTGCGCGGAATCATGAAATGCCTCTACATCGGGCCCGACCGCGCGTACTCCGAGGACGGCGAGGGGCATGTGATCCCCAGCCTGATGGTCTACATGAGAGAGCTCTCCGAGAACATCCAGAAGGCGATCGCCGATTCCGCGCTCTCGCCGGCGCAGGACAGCGGCGCGGAGATCTCCGATGCCGAGCTCGACAGCCTCTTCCGCGACCTGGAAGCGAAAATCGATTTCATCAAGGGCGCCGGGTTCGGGCCCCAGATCCCCGCAGGGTACAGGTTCCCTCCGAGCAGGTACGAGATATCGCAGTACCGCGCGGACTACAGGAAGCTCGCCCTCTCCCTGAAGCAGTACGTCGACAAGTACTACGGCTTCGCCGAGAGCCTCATCGTCTACCGCGACATAGTCAACAACATCTACGTCAACAAGACCGTGACCATCAACGAGAAGGGCTTCTTCGAGGCCAGGATGGACCGCACCGGCACCATCGTCCCCCTGTCGAAGTTCTCCTCGGGCGAGAAGCAGATACTGATCATGTTCTACCTGCTGCTCTTCAGGGCAGGGCCGGGCTACCTCGCGATCATCGACGAGCCCGAGGTCTCCCTGCACGTGTCCTGGCAGCAGCAGCTGGGGAAGATCTTCGCCGACATCACCCGCGTCAGGAACCTGCAGATGATAGTCGCCACGCATGCCCCTTCGGTCATACACGACGACTGGGACCTGGCCGTCGAGCTGAGGGCTAAGGAATGA
- a CDS encoding TrkH family potassium uptake protein yields the protein MYISMNNARRRIKSLQRWESGTVKVLGMIASALAFALLTVGLYAWLIGDDSTVFLMPCPFVLAGGLFMYLFFSNEKSMSPSLGILLITEIWVMSFAIISVPFLLSDMSIADSVFESVSAFTTTGATILDDPESVDGSILLWRAVVEWAGGITVVIIYVILLPMLGVGGAGFSTNEFAGSDTGGYTTKIGKSARNFIRVYSWLTVIEIFLLVIMGVSPFESVCISLSDIPTGGLLPRADSMASYDFPVQFTTMVFMFLGATNYYLLFRSLVKKNRRSIWSSNEFRTMVYWFVSCAVIITSVIVVSSETEYSFDTLGKIGESLWHAAYTVVAAGTTSGFAITDYTQWPAMAMMLLLIIEFIGGMSGSTSGGIKIHRLMAMKSYVLAGMGRIIHPGMVSTLRVDGNDVDNSAITSAISTIFLFLIVMLIGLAVFMLIEPGYDVHTAFGTVLAAITNTGVGSGHFNPFTSYEELGAAAKALMCALMWLGRMEMVMAIIMLTRSFWSDVRLSADFQVSGRKYIRKIQGLSDRYDRK from the coding sequence ATGTACATCAGCATGAACAATGCGAGGCGCAGGATCAAATCCCTGCAGAGATGGGAGTCCGGGACCGTCAAGGTCCTCGGGATGATCGCATCCGCCCTCGCGTTCGCGCTCCTGACCGTCGGACTGTACGCCTGGCTCATCGGGGACGACTCCACCGTGTTCCTGATGCCCTGCCCGTTCGTCCTGGCAGGAGGGCTGTTCATGTACCTCTTCTTCTCCAACGAGAAGTCGATGTCCCCGTCCCTGGGGATCCTGCTGATCACGGAGATCTGGGTCATGTCGTTCGCCATCATCTCCGTGCCGTTCCTGCTGTCGGACATGAGCATCGCGGACTCAGTGTTCGAGTCCGTGTCGGCGTTCACCACCACCGGCGCTACGATCCTGGACGACCCGGAGTCGGTCGACGGCTCCATCCTGCTCTGGAGGGCGGTCGTCGAATGGGCCGGAGGCATCACGGTCGTCATCATCTACGTCATCCTGCTGCCCATGCTGGGCGTCGGGGGCGCGGGGTTCTCCACCAATGAGTTCGCCGGCTCCGACACCGGAGGATACACCACCAAGATCGGGAAGAGCGCCAGGAACTTCATCCGCGTGTACTCCTGGCTGACGGTGATCGAGATCTTCCTCCTGGTGATCATGGGCGTCTCCCCGTTCGAATCGGTCTGCATCTCCCTCTCCGACATCCCGACCGGAGGCCTCCTCCCGAGGGCGGACAGCATGGCCAGCTACGATTTCCCCGTGCAGTTCACGACCATGGTGTTCATGTTCCTCGGGGCCACCAACTACTACCTCCTGTTCCGCTCGCTGGTCAAGAAGAACCGCCGCTCCATCTGGAGCAGCAACGAGTTCAGGACGATGGTCTACTGGTTCGTATCCTGCGCCGTGATCATCACGTCCGTCATCGTCGTATCGAGCGAGACCGAGTACTCCTTCGACACCCTAGGGAAGATCGGGGAGTCCCTCTGGCATGCGGCCTACACGGTCGTCGCCGCCGGGACCACCTCCGGGTTCGCCATCACCGATTATACCCAGTGGCCCGCGATGGCCATGATGCTGCTCCTCATCATCGAGTTCATCGGCGGCATGTCCGGGTCCACCTCGGGAGGTATCAAGATCCACAGGCTGATGGCGATGAAGTCCTACGTCCTGGCCGGCATGGGCAGGATCATACACCCCGGCATGGTCTCCACCCTCCGCGTCGACGGGAACGATGTGGACAATTCGGCCATCACCTCGGCCATATCCACCATCTTCCTCTTCTTGATCGTCATGCTGATCGGGCTGGCGGTGTTCATGCTCATCGAGCCGGGTTACGACGTCCACACCGCGTTCGGGACCGTGCTGGCGGCCATCACCAACACCGGCGTCGGCAGCGGCCACTTCAACCCGTTCACCAGCTACGAGGAGCTGGGGGCCGCCGCCAAAGCGCTGATGTGCGCCCTCATGTGGCTCGGAAGGATGGAGATGGTCATGGCCATCATAATGCTGACCAGGTCCTTCTGGTCGGATGTCAGGCTGTCCGCCGACTTCCAGGTCAGCGGGCGCAAGTACATCCGCAAGATACAGGGGCTGTCGGACAGGTACGACAGGAAATGA
- a CDS encoding NAD-binding protein: MKVIIVGAGEVGLASAQAAKKDNDVLIIDKDPARTENAKNSLQVSVLREDGSNPNVLKGAIERVSADLIIAAVSDDAVCLFICMEAKRIKPSIRTIACVRDSDYVIGNDVADLILSPSDIIADKIIRLTYMENAIAYDHLSGGLCLATFRISDGQNAVGKTVMSADLPEGCTVMAIHRGSTVITDVDTADLRAGDRVCVLGMQGAMDEVNEKIGVRKEAREVVILSAGNLAIRVAKALLAMQERFFVKIIDSDLEACRNAAKRLREAIVVNGNPVDPVFLKSENVDRADVIITVSDMDERNLLASMTALRFGIRKIISIYTLEDYDGIFRYAGIESVVGYRSVIANEIYRTILMEIEGKDTGYTKMEIPGDYLLRTEIARDMPVRGKYVGDVTYPEGVRLAAIIREGKMILPRLSDVFKEGDTAVLFVNKPNALRLSHLFGNKITEP; the protein is encoded by the coding sequence GTGAAAGTCATCATAGTCGGTGCGGGCGAAGTCGGGCTCGCATCGGCGCAGGCCGCCAAGAAGGACAACGATGTCCTCATCATCGACAAGGACCCGGCCAGGACTGAGAACGCCAAGAACTCCCTGCAGGTATCCGTCCTCAGAGAGGACGGCAGCAACCCCAACGTCCTGAAGGGGGCCATCGAGAGAGTGTCCGCCGACCTCATCATCGCCGCCGTCTCCGACGACGCCGTCTGCCTTTTCATCTGCATGGAGGCGAAGAGGATCAAGCCCTCGATACGGACCATCGCCTGCGTCCGCGATTCCGACTATGTGATCGGGAACGATGTCGCGGACCTCATCCTCTCCCCTTCCGACATAATAGCGGACAAGATCATCCGCCTGACCTACATGGAGAACGCGATCGCCTACGACCATCTCTCGGGCGGGCTCTGCCTGGCGACGTTCCGCATCTCCGACGGGCAGAACGCCGTGGGGAAGACCGTGATGTCCGCCGACCTGCCCGAAGGATGCACCGTCATGGCCATCCACCGGGGGAGCACGGTCATCACCGACGTCGACACCGCCGACCTCCGCGCGGGCGACAGGGTATGCGTCCTGGGCATGCAGGGGGCGATGGACGAGGTCAACGAGAAGATCGGCGTCAGGAAGGAGGCCCGCGAGGTCGTCATCCTCAGCGCCGGGAACCTGGCGATACGCGTCGCGAAAGCGCTCCTGGCCATGCAAGAGAGGTTCTTCGTCAAGATCATCGATTCCGACCTCGAGGCGTGCAGGAACGCCGCCAAGAGGCTCAGGGAGGCCATCGTGGTCAACGGCAACCCCGTCGACCCGGTGTTCCTGAAGTCCGAGAACGTCGACCGCGCCGATGTCATCATCACCGTGTCGGACATGGACGAGAGGAACCTGCTGGCCAGCATGACCGCCCTGAGGTTCGGCATCAGGAAGATCATCTCCATCTACACCCTCGAGGACTACGACGGCATCTTCAGGTACGCCGGCATCGAGTCCGTCGTCGGGTACAGGAGCGTGATCGCCAACGAGATCTACCGCACCATCCTGATGGAGATCGAGGGGAAGGACACCGGCTACACCAAGATGGAGATCCCCGGCGACTACCTCCTCAGGACTGAGATCGCCCGCGACATGCCCGTCCGCGGCAAGTACGTGGGCGACGTGACCTATCCCGAGGGGGTCAGGCTCGCCGCCATCATCCGCGAGGGGAAGATGATCCTCCCGAGGCTGTCGGACGTCTTCAAGGAGGGCGACACTGCCGTGTTATTCGTCAACAAGCCCAACGCCCTCAGGCTGTCGCACCTGTTCGGCAACAAGATCACGGAGCCGTGA
- the hisD gene encoding histidinol dehydrogenase → MANEDGGSWKQPEKWKPITEEYWIANRMSKTDEVKDTVEEIIRNVRENGDKALREYTLKFDKQDIKDFAVSREEIEAAYDKVDQKTVDELENAAFNIERFHKLQVPPDYWQTEVEPGITLGIKSTPLERVGCYIPGGLASYPSTALMTVVAAKTAGVDEVVCCTPAPVKPAVLVALDIAGCDEIYTVGGAQAIAAMAVGTESIEKVQKIVGPGNRFVTEAKILLQAEVGIDFPAGPSEAAVLADSSAVPEYVAADLVAQGEHGPSSAFVLVTDDPELPDKVWKCMVRQLEKEPRRDIIAKAMENSGYIVCKDMDLAVETMNGVAPEHLCIEVRDPMDVLSKVRNAGSIFVGPYTPIAAGDYASGTNHVLPTSGYASVCSGLTVQMFRKTSTVQMLTKEGLASLAPTIMTLSAEEGLHAHGQSVRARKV, encoded by the coding sequence ATGGCAAACGAGGACGGGGGCTCCTGGAAGCAGCCCGAGAAATGGAAGCCGATCACCGAGGAGTACTGGATCGCCAACCGCATGTCCAAGACCGACGAGGTCAAGGACACCGTCGAGGAGATCATCAGGAACGTCCGCGAGAACGGCGACAAGGCGCTCCGCGAGTACACCCTGAAGTTCGATAAGCAGGACATCAAGGATTTCGCGGTCTCCCGCGAGGAGATCGAGGCCGCCTACGACAAGGTCGACCAGAAGACCGTCGACGAGCTCGAGAACGCCGCCTTCAACATCGAGAGGTTCCACAAGCTCCAGGTCCCTCCCGACTACTGGCAGACCGAGGTCGAGCCCGGGATCACCCTGGGCATCAAGAGCACCCCCCTGGAGAGGGTGGGATGCTACATCCCCGGAGGGCTCGCCAGCTATCCCAGCACCGCCCTCATGACCGTGGTCGCCGCCAAGACCGCGGGCGTCGACGAGGTCGTCTGCTGCACCCCAGCCCCGGTCAAGCCCGCCGTCCTCGTCGCCCTGGACATCGCGGGATGCGACGAGATCTACACCGTCGGCGGCGCCCAGGCCATCGCGGCCATGGCCGTCGGAACCGAGAGCATCGAGAAGGTCCAGAAGATCGTCGGACCCGGGAACAGGTTCGTCACCGAGGCCAAGATACTCCTGCAGGCCGAGGTGGGCATCGACTTCCCGGCCGGCCCCAGCGAGGCTGCCGTCCTGGCCGACTCCTCCGCCGTGCCCGAGTACGTGGCCGCCGACCTGGTGGCCCAGGGCGAGCACGGCCCGTCCTCCGCCTTCGTCCTCGTGACCGACGACCCGGAACTGCCCGATAAGGTCTGGAAGTGCATGGTCAGGCAGCTCGAGAAGGAGCCGCGCAGGGACATCATCGCCAAGGCGATGGAGAACTCCGGCTACATCGTCTGCAAGGACATGGACCTCGCCGTCGAGACCATGAACGGCGTGGCCCCCGAGCACCTGTGCATCGAGGTCCGCGACCCCATGGACGTCCTCTCCAAGGTCAGGAACGCCGGCTCCATCTTCGTCGGGCCCTACACCCCCATCGCCGCCGGCGACTACGCGTCCGGTACCAACCACGTGCTCCCGACCAGCGGGTACGCCTCGGTATGCTCCGGGCTGACCGTGCAGATGTTCAGGAAGACATCCACCGTGCAGATGCTCACCAAGGAAGGCCTGGCCTCCCTGGCGCCCACCATCATGACGCTCTCCGCCGAGGAGGGCCTGCACGCCCACGGGCAGTCGGTCAGGGCCAGGAAGGTCTGA